One stretch of Amycolatopsis sp. 195334CR DNA includes these proteins:
- a CDS encoding BTAD domain-containing putative transcriptional regulator, which produces MLSELRIFLLGPLRVERFGEPVALSSPKQRALLAVLAVSPGVSVSVDALAHGVWGEELPERARASLHTLVARLRRLLGDGSIRTTADGYLLDVEPGAIDVAEFQRLLAVAESAGDERAALREALALWRGEPSFPELLSGLTEQYLRAVQRRVDLDLAAGEHAGLVAELTALVARHPLTEPLWERLIRALAATGRHAEALAEYANCRKKLAEELGIGPGAALQELYLELLAHDTQDTEPPARAILPRQLPSAVPGFVGRSDELRALDELLRGHTDPSVLTVVVHGTGGVGKTTLAVRWAHQVAEQFPDGQLYIDLRGYGPGEPVAASAVLSAFLCALGVPERAVPVDAAEREALLRSQLAGRRVLVLLDNARDAAQVRPLLPGAGCLALITSRSDLRGLSVRDGARSVALHRMSKLEATELLAANTGIDRVAAEPAAADDLARLCGHLPLALRIIADLVARDPATRLAELADELRARRLELLADPADDAADPRAVFSWSYRELPPGEAQLFRLLSLSPAGQFGVAAAAALAGRPEAETRRSLDRLVSVHLLESRGLGRYQFHDLLHHYAAELTVAEDLATTRSAALRRALGWYCRTAMAASVVLAPGRHLWPDEVPGADLFAGQPQALDWFDHEWPAVVAAVRLAAEAGADDLAWRLAASLHAFFVVRPIWDDWEAAYRAALVSAERLGDPVARGACLVGLGTLHVHLGLEAQALIAYRQALTAFEAAGAKAQQAVALVLVGNCLEFLEHHADAERSYRTSIALSRELGDQAREAHALSNLAITAISLGRHGESVELSTRCLHLRRASGDERGQAHTLDNLGDAWTELGNHAEAVDCYRQAVTLARAYRDRRNEGVHLGNLARAELLNGEVERARHTAGEAWALLANIPDSDVEKVRERLRQSFPEFASCQLGERDQKAPRSTVRSTGGFPVVPADREGEEPVAVPADRTWA; this is translated from the coding sequence GTGTTATCGGAACTGAGGATCTTCCTGCTGGGGCCGTTGCGCGTGGAGCGGTTCGGCGAGCCGGTCGCGTTGTCCAGTCCGAAGCAACGCGCCCTGCTCGCCGTCCTGGCCGTCTCACCAGGGGTTTCGGTCTCGGTCGACGCGCTCGCGCACGGCGTGTGGGGCGAGGAGCTGCCCGAGCGGGCCCGCGCCAGCCTGCACACCCTGGTCGCGCGGTTGCGGCGCCTGCTGGGCGACGGATCGATCCGCACCACCGCGGACGGGTACCTGCTCGACGTCGAACCGGGCGCGATCGACGTGGCCGAATTCCAGCGCCTGCTGGCCGTCGCCGAGAGTGCCGGGGACGAGCGGGCCGCGTTGCGCGAGGCGCTCGCGTTGTGGCGCGGTGAACCGTCCTTCCCCGAGCTGCTGTCCGGCCTGACCGAGCAGTACCTGCGCGCGGTGCAGCGGCGGGTGGACCTCGACCTGGCGGCGGGTGAGCACGCGGGCCTGGTCGCCGAGCTGACCGCCCTCGTCGCCCGGCACCCGTTGACCGAACCCCTGTGGGAACGCCTGATCCGCGCGCTGGCCGCGACCGGGCGGCACGCCGAGGCGCTGGCCGAGTACGCGAACTGCCGGAAGAAACTGGCCGAGGAACTGGGGATCGGCCCCGGCGCCGCGTTGCAGGAGCTGTACCTCGAACTCCTCGCGCACGACACCCAGGACACCGAGCCGCCGGCCCGCGCGATCCTGCCGCGCCAGCTGCCCTCGGCCGTGCCCGGATTCGTCGGCCGGTCCGATGAACTCCGCGCACTCGACGAACTCCTGCGCGGGCACACCGATCCCAGCGTGCTGACCGTGGTCGTGCACGGCACGGGCGGTGTCGGCAAAACCACGCTCGCCGTCCGGTGGGCGCACCAGGTGGCCGAGCAGTTCCCCGACGGGCAGCTCTACATCGATCTCCGCGGGTACGGGCCGGGGGAACCCGTTGCCGCGTCAGCGGTTCTGAGCGCGTTCCTCTGCGCTCTCGGGGTGCCCGAACGAGCGGTGCCGGTCGACGCCGCCGAGCGCGAGGCGTTGCTGCGGAGCCAGCTCGCCGGACGCCGCGTGCTGGTGCTGCTGGACAACGCCCGTGACGCCGCGCAGGTCCGGCCGCTGCTGCCGGGAGCCGGGTGCCTGGCGCTGATCACCAGCCGCAGCGATCTGCGCGGGCTCAGCGTCCGCGACGGCGCGCGTTCGGTGGCGCTGCACCGGATGAGCAAGCTGGAGGCGACCGAACTGCTGGCCGCGAACACCGGGATCGACCGCGTGGCCGCCGAACCCGCCGCGGCCGACGACCTCGCGCGGTTGTGCGGGCACCTGCCACTGGCATTGCGGATCATCGCCGACCTGGTGGCCCGCGATCCGGCCACCCGGCTGGCCGAGCTGGCGGACGAACTGCGTGCCCGCCGGCTGGAACTGCTCGCCGACCCGGCCGACGACGCCGCCGACCCGCGGGCGGTGTTCTCCTGGTCCTACCGGGAACTCCCGCCGGGGGAGGCGCAGTTGTTCCGGCTGCTGAGCCTGTCCCCGGCCGGGCAGTTCGGGGTGGCCGCCGCGGCGGCGCTGGCCGGGCGCCCGGAGGCCGAGACCCGCCGGAGCCTGGACCGCCTGGTCTCGGTCCACCTGCTGGAGTCGCGGGGGCTCGGGCGGTACCAGTTCCACGACCTGCTGCACCACTACGCCGCCGAGCTCACCGTCGCCGAGGACCTCGCGACCACCCGTTCGGCCGCACTGCGCCGGGCGCTCGGATGGTACTGCCGGACGGCGATGGCCGCGTCGGTGGTGCTGGCGCCCGGCAGGCACCTCTGGCCCGACGAGGTGCCCGGTGCGGACCTGTTCGCCGGACAGCCGCAGGCGCTGGACTGGTTCGACCACGAGTGGCCTGCCGTGGTGGCGGCCGTGCGGTTGGCGGCCGAAGCCGGAGCCGACGACCTCGCCTGGCGGCTGGCGGCCTCGCTGCACGCGTTCTTCGTGGTCCGGCCGATCTGGGACGACTGGGAGGCGGCGTACCGGGCGGCGCTCGTGTCGGCGGAACGGCTCGGCGACCCGGTGGCCAGGGGCGCGTGCCTGGTCGGCCTCGGCACGCTGCACGTCCACCTCGGCCTCGAAGCCCAGGCACTGATCGCTTACCGCCAAGCGCTGACCGCGTTCGAGGCGGCCGGGGCGAAGGCGCAGCAGGCGGTCGCGCTGGTGCTGGTCGGCAACTGCCTCGAGTTCCTCGAACACCACGCCGACGCCGAACGGAGCTACCGGACGAGCATCGCGTTGTCCCGCGAGCTCGGGGACCAGGCCCGCGAGGCGCACGCGCTGAGCAATCTCGCGATCACCGCGATCAGCCTCGGCAGGCACGGTGAATCCGTCGAGCTGAGCACGCGGTGCCTGCACCTGCGGCGGGCCTCCGGCGACGAACGCGGCCAGGCGCACACCCTGGACAACCTCGGCGACGCGTGGACGGAACTCGGCAACCACGCGGAGGCGGTCGACTGCTACCGGCAGGCCGTCACGCTGGCCCGCGCCTACCGCGACCGGCGCAACGAAGGCGTCCACCTGGGGAACCTCGCGCGCGCGGAACTGCTCAACGGCGAAGTGGAGCGGGCCAGGCACACCGCCGGGGAGGCGTGGGCGCTGCTGGCCAACATCCCGGACAGCGACGTCGAAAAGGTCAGGGAGCGGCTGAGGCAGTCCTTCCCGGAGTTCGCGAGCTGTCAGCTCGGTGAAAGAGATCAGAAAGCGCCGCGTTCTACAGTCCGGTCAACCGGCGGATTTCCAGTGGTGCCGGCGGACCGGGAGGGAGAAGAGCCGGTGGCTGTACCAGCGGACCGCACCTGGGCCTAG
- a CDS encoding helix-turn-helix domain-containing protein, whose translation MWTDPECPVARAVDVVGDRWSLLIIRDAMAGARSFTDFQQRTGIARNILADRLRKLAAHDLITQVEAPSGKRRVYALTEAGKDLFAVIVTLRQWGERHAFEAGEPRSVLVDEQGEVVPELVPVAIGGAPLTSDTTSVRGPG comes from the coding sequence GTGTGGACGGATCCGGAGTGCCCGGTGGCGCGGGCGGTGGACGTGGTCGGGGACCGGTGGAGCCTGCTGATCATCCGGGACGCGATGGCCGGGGCCCGCTCGTTCACCGACTTCCAGCAGCGCACCGGGATCGCCCGCAACATCCTCGCCGACCGCTTGCGCAAGCTCGCCGCGCACGACCTGATCACCCAGGTCGAGGCGCCGTCGGGCAAGCGCCGCGTGTACGCCCTCACCGAGGCGGGCAAGGACCTGTTCGCGGTGATCGTGACGCTGCGGCAGTGGGGTGAACGGCACGCCTTCGAGGCGGGGGAACCGCGTTCGGTCCTGGTGGACGAACAGGGGGAGGTCGTGCCGGAGCTCGTTCCGGTGGCCATCGGCGGCGCCCCGCTGACCAGCGACACGACCTCCGTGCGCGGACCGGGATGA
- a CDS encoding tartrate dehydrogenase → MTSYRIALIPGDGIGTEVLPPAQALLDAVGKRHGLSFTYDSFDWSCERYLAEGAMMPDDGLDRIRHHDAVLLGAVGWPGVPDHVSLWGLLIPIRRGFRQYVDLRPVKVLDGVPSPLRDAGAVDFVVVRENVEGEYSEIGGRLGRNTPDELAVQEAVFTRKGVTRVVEYAYALAGTRGKHVTSATKSNGIVHTMPFWDELVAEVAQRHPEVRSDKEHIDALAAKLVLAPERFDVIVGSNLFGDILSDLAAAVVGSIGIAPAANLNPERDFPSMFEPVHGSAPDIAGQGKANPLGALWSAAMMLDHLGHPEASEELLAAAFGALADGISTADLGGTADTDAYTRAVLDRVGA, encoded by the coding sequence ATGACCAGCTACCGCATCGCGCTCATCCCGGGTGACGGCATCGGCACCGAGGTGCTGCCCCCGGCGCAGGCCCTGCTCGACGCCGTCGGCAAGCGGCACGGGCTCTCGTTCACCTACGACTCCTTCGACTGGTCCTGCGAGCGCTACCTCGCCGAGGGCGCGATGATGCCGGACGATGGGCTCGACCGGATCCGCCACCACGACGCGGTGCTGCTGGGCGCGGTCGGCTGGCCGGGCGTACCGGACCACGTTTCGCTGTGGGGGCTGCTGATCCCGATCCGCCGCGGCTTCCGGCAGTACGTCGACCTGCGGCCGGTGAAGGTGCTCGACGGAGTGCCCAGCCCGCTGCGCGACGCCGGTGCCGTCGACTTCGTCGTGGTGCGGGAGAACGTCGAGGGCGAGTACTCCGAGATCGGCGGCAGGCTCGGCCGGAACACCCCGGACGAACTCGCGGTGCAGGAAGCGGTCTTCACCCGCAAGGGCGTCACGCGCGTCGTCGAGTACGCCTACGCGCTGGCCGGGACGCGCGGGAAGCACGTGACCTCGGCGACGAAGAGCAACGGGATCGTGCACACCATGCCGTTCTGGGACGAGCTGGTGGCCGAAGTGGCCCAGCGGCACCCCGAAGTGCGCAGCGACAAGGAGCACATCGACGCCCTCGCCGCCAAGCTCGTGCTCGCCCCGGAGCGCTTCGACGTGATCGTCGGCTCGAACCTCTTCGGCGACATCCTCAGCGACCTGGCCGCCGCGGTGGTGGGCAGCATCGGCATCGCTCCGGCGGCGAACCTCAATCCCGAGCGAGACTTCCCGTCGATGTTCGAGCCGGTGCACGGTTCCGCGCCGGACATCGCCGGGCAGGGCAAGGCGAATCCGCTGGGCGCGCTGTGGTCCGCGGCGATGATGCTCGACCACCTCGGGCACCCCGAGGCGAGCGAGGAGTTGCTCGCCGCCGCGTTCGGTGCGCTGGCCGACGGGATCAGCACCGCCGATCTCGGCGGGACCGCGGACACCGACGCGTACACCCGCGCGGTGCTGGACCGGGTCGGCGCCTGA
- a CDS encoding glycerate kinase — MRVLVAPDKFKGSLSALEVAEAVGAGLASVGVDASLLPVADGGDGSVAAALHAGFSARHVRVHGADNRWHDTVFAFDGTTAVVEVANTCGLATLTELAPMTASSRGFGEAVAAALAAGARRVVLCLGGSASTDGGAGMLNALGVRFEGFPADGNLRRITGVSGRPDLGGVELVVATDVVTPLLQAATVFGPQKGATPEQVVELEARLAHFARLLGSPSLADEPGTGAAGGVGFACRWLGARRVAGAEYFLDLVGFDRALDGCAAVITGEGRLDGQTAAGKLPAVVAARAAPRPVSAVVGQSLLTEEEHHRLGLRDVLALADLSTEDPSRDAVLSRRLCEEAGARLGRKISTTFCQDRPRSP, encoded by the coding sequence GTGCGGGTACTGGTCGCTCCCGACAAGTTCAAGGGTTCGCTGAGCGCGCTCGAAGTGGCCGAGGCGGTCGGTGCCGGGCTGGCGTCGGTGGGCGTCGACGCCAGCCTGCTGCCCGTGGCCGATGGTGGTGACGGCAGCGTGGCGGCCGCGTTGCACGCCGGGTTCAGTGCCCGGCACGTTCGGGTGCACGGCGCCGACAACCGTTGGCACGACACGGTTTTCGCGTTCGACGGCACGACGGCCGTGGTCGAGGTGGCGAACACCTGCGGCCTGGCCACGCTGACCGAACTCGCGCCGATGACCGCGTCGTCGCGGGGGTTCGGCGAGGCGGTCGCGGCCGCGCTCGCCGCCGGTGCCCGCCGTGTCGTGCTCTGCCTGGGCGGCAGCGCCAGCACCGACGGCGGTGCGGGAATGCTGAACGCGCTCGGCGTGCGGTTCGAGGGTTTTCCGGCAGACGGGAATCTGCGGCGGATCACCGGCGTCTCCGGGCGGCCCGACCTCGGTGGGGTGGAACTGGTGGTGGCCACCGATGTGGTGACGCCGCTGCTCCAAGCGGCTACGGTTTTCGGGCCGCAGAAGGGCGCCACGCCCGAACAGGTCGTCGAACTGGAGGCCAGGCTGGCGCATTTCGCGCGGCTGCTGGGCTCGCCGTCCTTGGCCGACGAACCGGGCACGGGAGCGGCCGGTGGGGTCGGCTTCGCGTGCCGCTGGCTGGGCGCCCGGCGGGTGGCCGGTGCGGAGTATTTCCTTGACCTGGTGGGTTTCGACCGGGCGCTGGACGGATGCGCCGCGGTCATCACCGGCGAAGGCAGGCTGGACGGCCAAACCGCAGCCGGGAAACTGCCCGCCGTCGTCGCGGCACGAGCCGCTCCTCGGCCGGTGAGCGCGGTCGTCGGTCAATCCCTCTTGACGGAGGAGGAACATCATCGGCTGGGGCTGCGGGACGTACTCGCCCTCGCCGATTTGTCGACCGAAGACCCCAGCCGCGACGCGGTTCTCTCCCGGCGGTTGTGCGAGGAAGCCGGTGCCCGGCTGGGGCGCAAGATTTCCACAACATTTTGTCAAGACCGGCCGCGTAGTCCTTGA
- the cpt gene encoding chloramphenicol phosphotransferase CPT, with protein MTQVIVLNGGSSSGKSGIVRCLQAVLPDPWLAVGVDVLIEAMPAAMRASDDGIEFAADGGVSVGPEFRALQFAWMAGVAAMVRAGARVIIDDVFLGGAHSQRDWLDALDGLDVLWVGVRCEREVAVSRELARGDRIGGMAESQAELVHQGVRYDLEVDTTRTEALACARTIAARIAELR; from the coding sequence GTGACGCAGGTGATCGTGCTCAACGGCGGGTCCAGTTCGGGGAAGTCCGGCATCGTCCGGTGCTTGCAGGCGGTGCTGCCCGACCCGTGGCTGGCCGTCGGGGTGGACGTGCTGATCGAGGCCATGCCCGCGGCCATGCGGGCGTCCGATGACGGAATCGAGTTCGCGGCGGACGGCGGGGTGAGCGTCGGGCCGGAGTTCCGCGCGCTGCAGTTCGCGTGGATGGCGGGCGTGGCCGCGATGGTCCGGGCGGGCGCCCGCGTGATCATCGACGACGTTTTCCTCGGTGGCGCGCATTCCCAGCGGGACTGGCTGGACGCCCTCGACGGGCTCGACGTGCTCTGGGTGGGTGTCCGGTGCGAGCGCGAGGTCGCGGTGAGCCGGGAGCTGGCGCGTGGCGACCGGATCGGCGGCATGGCCGAGTCGCAGGCGGAACTGGTCCACCAGGGCGTGCGCTACGACCTGGAAGTCGACACCACCCGCACCGAGGCACTCGCGTGCGCCCGGACCATCGCCGCCCGGATCGCGGAGCTCCGGTAG
- a CDS encoding MFS transporter has product MGWGTRLLLAVVCGVAVAGVYAGQPVLAPMGHDLGVARDAVGWFVAAGQLGYLAGLVLLVPLGDLRDRRRLIAGHLGLVAIGLAATAAAPVAWVAFGGLVVAGGFAVVVQTAVAYAASISPPGERGRNLGVVTSGVVVGILGARIVTGGLAEVWGWRSSYVVLAVLAAVLGVLSFFALPADVRTTGTSYGQVVRSLGELFTRRTFLSRGLIAFFLFASFGTLWSGMALPLAGAPWHLSEAQIGLFGIAGLAGALGAARSGRWGDAGHARRVSGIALTLLLASWAAIGQLGWSLPLLAVGVLVLDFAVQAVHVSNQHVLTTAYADRTSTAIGGYMVFYSLGSAFGATATTALFDAAGWPGPTALGAGLALCALGVWSISRSRSATTSSLVPMVQGLRGRS; this is encoded by the coding sequence ATGGGCTGGGGAACGAGGCTGCTGCTCGCGGTCGTGTGCGGGGTGGCGGTCGCCGGGGTGTACGCCGGGCAGCCGGTGCTGGCCCCGATGGGGCACGACCTCGGCGTCGCCCGGGACGCGGTCGGCTGGTTCGTGGCCGCTGGGCAGCTCGGTTACCTCGCCGGGCTGGTCCTGCTGGTGCCGCTGGGCGATCTGCGCGACCGGCGCCGCCTGATCGCCGGTCACCTGGGGCTGGTGGCGATCGGCCTGGCGGCCACCGCGGCCGCGCCGGTGGCCTGGGTGGCGTTCGGCGGTCTTGTCGTCGCGGGCGGTTTCGCGGTGGTGGTGCAGACCGCGGTCGCGTACGCGGCGTCGATCTCGCCGCCCGGTGAGCGCGGGCGCAACCTCGGTGTGGTCACGTCTGGCGTGGTGGTCGGGATCCTCGGCGCGCGGATCGTCACCGGAGGCCTCGCCGAGGTGTGGGGTTGGCGCAGCAGCTACGTCGTGCTGGCGGTGCTCGCCGCCGTCCTCGGTGTGCTCAGCTTCTTCGCGCTCCCGGCGGACGTCCGCACCACCGGCACGAGCTACGGGCAGGTCGTCCGGTCGCTGGGCGAGTTGTTCACGCGGCGGACCTTCCTCAGCCGCGGGCTGATCGCGTTCTTCCTCTTCGCTTCCTTCGGCACGCTCTGGAGCGGGATGGCGCTTCCGCTGGCCGGCGCGCCGTGGCACCTGAGCGAGGCGCAGATCGGCCTGTTCGGCATCGCCGGGCTCGCCGGCGCGCTGGGCGCCGCCCGCTCCGGCCGCTGGGGCGACGCCGGGCACGCGCGCCGGGTCAGCGGCATCGCGCTCACGCTCCTGCTCGCCTCGTGGGCGGCGATCGGCCAGCTCGGCTGGTCACTGCCCCTGCTGGCGGTCGGGGTGCTCGTGCTCGACTTCGCCGTGCAGGCCGTGCACGTGAGCAACCAGCACGTGCTCACCACCGCGTACGCCGACCGCACCAGCACGGCGATCGGCGGGTACATGGTCTTCTACTCGCTCGGCTCCGCCTTCGGCGCCACCGCGACCACCGCCTTGTTCGACGCCGCGGGCTGGCCCGGCCCGACCGCACTCGGCGCGGGCCTCGCGCTCTGCGCCCTCGGCGTCTGGTCGATTTCACGTTCCCGCAGTGCGACTACGTCGAGTCTGGTACCCATGGTTCAAGGACTACGCGGCCGGTCTTGA
- a CDS encoding pectate lyase, which produces MRGNGKKPTTLMAGLLLAAGLAWPVSTAATAQAAPAWPTPTGQVSVNGTISVPASGLDGGMRRYCCIGDGGQEEDQDPMFLLAPGATLQNVIIGGPAGDGVHCQGACTLRNVWWEDVGEDAATFRGSGDPAFLVDGGGARSAGDKVFQHNGPGTLTVQNFQASNFGTFYRSCGNCSTQHQRDVVLRDVTLTRPGNRVTGINTNYGDTARISGLTIVNDPDRKMVICQKYIGNDDGDEPDENGSGPDSTHCRYSASDISYQ; this is translated from the coding sequence GTGCGCGGAAACGGAAAGAAACCGACAACACTCATGGCGGGCCTGCTGCTGGCCGCCGGCCTGGCGTGGCCGGTGAGCACGGCGGCGACGGCCCAGGCCGCTCCAGCTTGGCCGACCCCGACCGGGCAGGTCAGCGTGAACGGCACGATCTCGGTGCCCGCCAGCGGCTTGGACGGCGGGATGCGGCGGTACTGCTGCATCGGCGACGGCGGCCAGGAAGAGGACCAGGACCCGATGTTCCTGCTCGCGCCCGGCGCGACGCTGCAGAACGTGATCATCGGCGGCCCGGCGGGCGACGGTGTGCACTGCCAGGGGGCCTGCACCCTGCGCAACGTGTGGTGGGAGGACGTCGGCGAGGACGCGGCGACCTTCCGCGGCAGCGGCGACCCGGCCTTCCTGGTCGACGGCGGTGGCGCGCGGTCGGCCGGGGACAAGGTGTTCCAGCACAACGGGCCCGGGACGCTGACCGTGCAGAACTTCCAGGCCAGCAACTTCGGCACGTTCTACCGCTCGTGCGGCAACTGCTCGACCCAGCACCAGCGCGACGTGGTGCTCCGGGACGTGACGCTGACCCGGCCGGGCAACCGGGTGACGGGCATCAACACCAACTACGGCGACACGGCCAGGATCAGCGGGCTCACCATCGTCAACGATCCCGACCGGAAAATGGTGATCTGCCAGAAGTACATCGGCAACGACGACGGCGACGAACCCGACGAGAACGGTTCCGGCCCGGACAGCACGCATTGCCGGTATTCCGCGAGCGACATCAGTTACCAGTGA